The window AATGTTGAAGCTTAAATACTCATAGTTATTGACGATCCCGATAACTTCGCCCCGCTCATTCAACACCCTGGCAAAAGCATTGGGGCGATAGCACTCGTGGTGAATTCGCTCATTCCAGTCGTGGAAAGGAGCCGCACTTGGCTGACGCTCAATGGTGTCCAGATAAGGATTTTCACGCGGTGGTTGGTAAAAATGACCGTGGACAGTCACGTAAACACCGGTCGCCGTCCTTAGGGGATCGCTAGCGATCCCCGCGTCAACTTGCAAGTCTGCAATGGACACCATTGCATCAGCTTGAGAAGCTGGAATCTCAGCAGCAGAAGTCATGGGATTACCAAATTCTAAAAAACTAGTCAGATAGCTTTCCCGCTCTACACATCCATGTTCGAGACAGAGAACCTCCCTGATCCCGAAAGCTACAGTTGTTTTCAAAGTCAGCAAATTTAATTAGGGTAAGGCAAGAAGCCAAACTGTAGCGCCGATTAAAAAAGTTTAGTGTATGGGCTGGTGTGAAGGGGTGAAAGCTTTGAAATGATGGGTACTATTCTTAGTAAACCGCAATCTCAGCCTTAGACCGACAGGACTTCAAGGAACTTGCGGTAAGTTTATAGAACTTAACTAAGGATAAAAGTTCCTCTGGGCGATGGTACCCACCCAATGACATATTTGGGTTCGCGGTGAGATGCGATTATTCTAGAGTCCGAAACTGTTGTGCAGGTAACTTGCATGACTGGGACGGGCAATCCTGCCCATCCCCCAAAAAATCTCTGCTCTTAAGGTACAGAAACCCTAGATGCTCAACAAGAATACAATTTTGTCGCTCTTGCTCCTGTTTGTCCCCGTCTCGATTGCCGCTCACTTTTTGGAATGGGGAGCAGCAGTGGTTTTCATCACGTCCTGTATCGCGATTGTCCCCCTTGCCGCTTGGATGGGTACGGCTACTGAAGAAATCGCTGTAGTGGCAGGTCCCACGTTGGGGGGGCTACTCAACGCCACATTCGGCAATGCCACAGAACTGATTATTGCCCTAATTGCCCTGAATGCGGGCTTAGTCAGTGTTGTCAAAGCCACCATCACGGGATCAATCATCGGTAACTTACTGCTGGTGATGGGGTTGTCCATGCTGTTGGGGGGCTTGCGCTATAAGGAGCAAGACTTTCAGCCTATCGTAGCGCGGGTGAATGCATCCTCTATGAACCTAGCCGTAATTGCCATTCTCCTCCCCACGGCGATGGATGCCACCTCTGTTGGCTTGAGTGAAGTCACAATCCAGCGCCTTTCTATCGCGGTTGCAGTGGTGTTAATCCTGGTTTATGGGCTAACGTTGCTGTTTTCCATGAAAACCCACAGTTATCTGTTCGATGTTGGCATGGCGGACATGGAAAACCTGGCGGAGTCGAACCTCGCCCCAGAGGAACCTAAACACAAGCCGAATCTTTGGCTATGGATTGGGGTGCTTTTGGTTGTCACTCTTTTTGTCGCTGGAGAATCAGAACTGCTGGTTGACAGCTTAGAAGAAGCCACCTCTGAACTAGGGTTATCTGCCCTATTTACTGGAGTCATTCTGCTGCCGGTAATTGGGAATGCGGCTGAACACGCGACAGCCGTTACCGTGGCGATGAAAAATAAGATGGATCTTTCTGTTTCAGTTGCGGTAGGGTCTAGTATGCAAATTGCCTTATTTGTCGCCCCCGTGTTAGTTCTTGCTGGGTGGTTGATGGGTAAGCCAATGGATTTAAACTTCAATACCTTTGAACTGGTGGCGGTGGTCGTTTCGGTTTTAATTGCCAATTCCATCAGTTCTGATGGGAAGTCGAACTGGTTAGAGGGGACTTTGCTTTTAGCTACTTATTTGGTTTTAGGGTTTGCCTTTTACTTCCATCCCGTGAGTGAGGGTTTGGGTTTGTAAATGCTCAGCACTCTTTAGCACTCTTTCTTCTCAGTGTTAATGATGCATCTCCCGAAATCCCCCCTACCCCCCTTGAAAAAGGGGGGAACTAGACCAGATTGGCAGCAGGCGAGTGACTACCTCCCTTAAAGAAGGGGGACATTCTGGGGCAAACGTTTGAGCGATCGCATTCTCAGATCTCCTTTATGCTTACAGAATGTGCGATTAATAACGGTACCCCCGTAAAAAGCGATCGCCCTAACAGGAAGTACGATTCAACAGGGTCTTATGAGCTACTGCATTAATCCCAAATGCCCAAAGCCAGCCGATCCCCTTAATGCTCAAAACTCGATCTGCTGCCACTGTGGCTCTCAGCTTTGGCTACAAGAGCGTTACCGGGTAAAGCAGTTAGTGGATGAAGTCGGTTTTAGCAAAATCTATGAGGTAGAAGAGCAAGGGACATCGAAAATATTAAAAGTTCTTCTCCTCAATGACCCAAAGGCTGTAGCCGTATTTCAGCAAGAAGCGCGGGTGTTGAGCCAATTGCATCATCCAGGTATTCCCCACATTGAGCCGGATGGCTACTTTACCTTTTTACCCAAAAACCGACACCAGCCCTTACATTGCCTGGTGATGGAGAAGGTTAAAGGCATAAGTTTAGAAAAATGTCAATTCCAGCCAGAAAATCAACCTCTTTCTCAACCCCAAGTGCTGAACTGGCTCAAACAGCTCGTAGAAATCTTATATCAAGTCCACCAACAACTGTATTTTCACCGCGACATCCAGCCATCTAACATCATCCTCACTCCCAACGGACAACTGGTATTGATTAATTTTGGTAGTGCCAGAGCTGCTAGCGATACTTATCTGGTGACAGCGAGGGGTGAGCAGGATGTGAGGAGTATGAGTTCTCCTGGCTACACCCCCATTGAGCAAGCGAAGGGCAAAGCTGTACCGCAATCGGATTTCTTTGCATTGGGGCGAACCTTTGTTTATCTACTTACGGGTAAATCCCCCAATGATTTTCCTGAAGATCCGCGCACTGGAGAATTACTCTGGCAGCACCAAGCCCCTCAGGTTTCTAAGTCGGTGACGGACTTGATTGATTATTTAATGGCTCCGTTC of the Allocoleopsis franciscana PCC 7113 genome contains:
- the cax gene encoding calcium/proton exchanger, yielding MLNKNTILSLLLLFVPVSIAAHFLEWGAAVVFITSCIAIVPLAAWMGTATEEIAVVAGPTLGGLLNATFGNATELIIALIALNAGLVSVVKATITGSIIGNLLLVMGLSMLLGGLRYKEQDFQPIVARVNASSMNLAVIAILLPTAMDATSVGLSEVTIQRLSIAVAVVLILVYGLTLLFSMKTHSYLFDVGMADMENLAESNLAPEEPKHKPNLWLWIGVLLVVTLFVAGESELLVDSLEEATSELGLSALFTGVILLPVIGNAAEHATAVTVAMKNKMDLSVSVAVGSSMQIALFVAPVLVLAGWLMGKPMDLNFNTFELVAVVVSVLIANSISSDGKSNWLEGTLLLATYLVLGFAFYFHPVSEGLGL